Proteins from one Flammeovirgaceae bacterium genomic window:
- a CDS encoding M24 family metallopeptidase: protein MNKVPLIAICCLFMAIGSMAQYPTVLTQREQAKVIDELLDDRLQNLLPALMKREGFDMWIVMSREYNEDPVIKTLLPATWMAARRTTMLVMFDKGNEVEYLAVARYDVGKMFKRAWDPESQPDQWARLGKIIEERNPKKIGVNKAAIWGHADGLTSNDYDNLMKVLPKKLQGNVVSAEKLAVAWLETRSKKEMEIYPQICRIAHQIIAEGFSDQVIQPGATTTDDLVWWYREKIKELKLDTWFHPSVDIQRPGTLTENVIRPGDFLHVDFGITYLRLNTDTQEHAYILKPGETDAPEYLKAAFKKGNRLQDIFTNNFKVGKTGNQVLAESRAQAIAEGIVPSIYTHPIGYHGHAAGTTLGMWDAQGGVPDDGDYPLHLNTAYSIELNCMVNVPEWKKDVRIALEEDAYFHERGVNYIDGRQTEIIIVPKPLANVK from the coding sequence ATGAACAAGGTCCCTTTAATTGCCATTTGTTGCCTCTTTATGGCAATAGGCTCAATGGCGCAATACCCCACTGTGTTGACCCAGCGCGAGCAGGCCAAGGTCATAGATGAACTGCTGGACGACCGCCTCCAAAATTTATTGCCTGCTTTGATGAAAAGGGAAGGCTTCGATATGTGGATCGTTATGTCGCGGGAATACAATGAAGACCCGGTGATCAAGACATTGCTGCCGGCCACCTGGATGGCCGCGCGCAGGACCACCATGCTGGTCATGTTTGACAAAGGAAACGAGGTGGAATACTTGGCCGTGGCCCGCTATGATGTGGGCAAAATGTTTAAGCGGGCCTGGGACCCCGAAAGCCAACCGGACCAATGGGCCAGGCTTGGCAAAATCATTGAAGAAAGGAACCCCAAAAAGATTGGGGTGAACAAGGCCGCTATTTGGGGCCATGCCGATGGGCTTACGTCCAATGATTATGACAACTTAATGAAAGTGCTTCCAAAGAAGCTTCAGGGCAATGTGGTGTCGGCCGAGAAATTGGCGGTGGCCTGGTTGGAGACCCGCTCGAAAAAGGAAATGGAAATATATCCCCAGATTTGCCGTATTGCCCACCAGATCATAGCCGAGGGTTTCTCTGATCAGGTGATACAGCCCGGGGCCACCACCACCGATGATTTGGTGTGGTGGTATAGGGAAAAGATAAAGGAATTGAAACTCGACACCTGGTTCCATCCCAGTGTGGACATCCAGCGCCCGGGCACCCTTACTGAAAACGTTATTCGCCCCGGGGATTTCCTGCATGTGGATTTTGGCATCACCTACCTGAGGTTGAACACCGACACCCAGGAGCATGCCTATATACTAAAGCCGGGCGAGACGGACGCACCGGAATACCTGAAGGCCGCGTTTAAGAAAGGTAACCGGTTACAGGATATTTTTACCAACAATTTCAAAGTAGGGAAAACAGGCAACCAGGTATTGGCGGAATCCCGCGCACAAGCCATAGCAGAGGGCATCGTCCCATCCATCTACACCCATCCCATTGGCTATCATGGGCATGCTGCCGGCACCACCCTTGGCATGTGGGACGCACAAGGAGGCGTGCCTGACGATGGGGATTACCCCCTTCACCTTAACACCGCCTACTCCATTGAATTGAACTGTATGGTGAATGTGCCAGAGTGGAAGAAAGATGTGAGGATTGCCCTTGAGGAGGACGCCTATTTCCATGAAAGGGGAGTGAATTACATTGACGGGAGGCAAACCGAAATAATCATTGTGCCGAAACCCCTGGCCAATGTGAAGTAG
- a CDS encoding acyl-CoA thioesterase, whose product MDKDQPKPVKHSQTTITELMIPSYANFGGKIHGGILLSLMDKVAFACASKHSGNYCVTVSVVGVEFLQPVEVGDLVSLLASVNFVGRTSMVVGIRVIAENVKLGVVKHTNTSYFTMVAKDESDKPTPVPPLLLEDKEEVKRFIEAMQMREIEGSIKEKLNDVKSRIEVDNATEILKNQRCVLGLKR is encoded by the coding sequence ATGGACAAAGACCAACCCAAGCCCGTCAAGCACTCCCAAACCACCATTACGGAGTTGATGATCCCCTCCTATGCCAATTTTGGAGGAAAGATACATGGCGGCATATTGCTTTCCCTCATGGACAAGGTTGCCTTTGCCTGCGCCTCCAAGCATTCGGGCAATTATTGTGTCACGGTGTCGGTGGTGGGGGTTGAATTCCTGCAACCGGTGGAGGTAGGGGATTTGGTCTCTTTGCTGGCATCGGTAAACTTTGTAGGGCGCACCTCCATGGTGGTGGGCATAAGGGTAATTGCGGAAAATGTTAAACTGGGCGTGGTAAAACATACCAATACCTCATACTTTACCATGGTGGCCAAAGATGAAAGCGACAAGCCCACGCCCGTGCCGCCCTTGTTGCTGGAGGACAAGGAAGAAGTGAAGCGGTTTATTGAGGCCATGCAAATGCGGGAAATAGAGGGATCCATCAAAGAAAAGCTGAACGATGTGAAATCCAGGATAGAAGTGGACAATGCCACGGAAATTTTGAAAAACCAAAGGTGCGTATTGGGGCTCAAACGATAG
- a CDS encoding MATE family efflux transporter produces MLSQLSHVMVGVTDSIMVGHVGATSLAASSLANVIFNILMLFGIGVSYAITPLVATAHGDNDTDKINDTLRHGLMIALVNGVVLIVLVLLCRPLLYYIDQPEEVVQLAIPYLSILAFSLLPLLVFQSFRQFAEGLSNTRIAMIIMLGSVVLNVLLNYLLIYGRAGLPALGLNGAGWGSLASRTAMMVAIGAYIYFAKGFKLYRVGIVPGNYSSRLFKRLLNIGIPAGMQFIFEVAAFDFSAIMMGWLGTNSLAAHQIAINLATISYMTTSGLASAATIRVSHELGKRNFGKLKDVAYTLILIALVFMSCWAVLFILGRNFLPTIYIDNAEVIALASPLIVIAGFFQLSDGAQVVCTGALRGLQDVKVPSAFIFIAYWVIGLPLGYALGFKAGYGSVGIWYGLLIGLTLTALAMFIRFRRLLQTLPAKG; encoded by the coding sequence ATGTTGAGCCAGTTAAGCCATGTCATGGTGGGGGTTACCGACAGCATTATGGTGGGCCATGTGGGCGCCACCTCCCTGGCGGCCTCGTCACTTGCCAATGTAATTTTCAATATATTAATGTTGTTTGGCATTGGTGTTTCATACGCCATCACGCCACTGGTGGCGACCGCACACGGGGACAACGATACCGATAAAATAAACGACACGTTGCGCCATGGCCTGATGATCGCATTGGTGAATGGCGTTGTCTTGATAGTACTGGTTTTGCTGTGCAGGCCTTTGCTGTATTACATCGACCAGCCTGAAGAAGTGGTGCAACTGGCCATTCCTTACTTGTCCATACTTGCTTTCTCGCTGCTGCCCTTGTTGGTTTTTCAATCCTTCCGGCAATTTGCAGAGGGCCTTTCCAACACCCGTATAGCCATGATCATTATGCTGGGCAGTGTGGTGCTCAACGTGCTGCTAAACTATTTATTGATCTATGGGCGCGCTGGCCTCCCTGCCCTGGGGCTAAATGGTGCCGGGTGGGGGTCGCTGGCCTCACGCACCGCCATGATGGTGGCCATAGGGGCATATATCTACTTTGCCAAAGGGTTTAAACTTTACCGTGTGGGCATCGTTCCGGGAAATTATTCCTCCCGGCTTTTCAAACGCTTGTTGAACATCGGCATTCCGGCCGGTATGCAATTTATATTTGAGGTGGCAGCTTTTGACTTCTCCGCCATTATGATGGGATGGCTGGGCACTAACAGCCTGGCCGCCCACCAGATTGCAATCAACCTGGCCACCATTAGTTATATGACCACTTCGGGGCTGGCGTCAGCTGCCACCATACGGGTAAGCCATGAGTTGGGAAAACGCAACTTTGGCAAGCTCAAAGACGTGGCGTACACCCTTATCCTTATCGCACTGGTGTTTATGTCGTGTTGGGCAGTGCTTTTTATCCTGGGCAGGAATTTTTTGCCTACCATATATATTGATAATGCCGAAGTGATTGCCCTGGCTTCCCCATTAATCGTTATAGCCGGGTTTTTTCAGCTCTCCGATGGCGCACAGGTGGTGTGTACCGGAGCGTTGAGGGGCTTGCAGGATGTGAAGGTGCCTTCGGCCTTTATTTTCATTGCCTATTGGGTCATCGGGCTGCCACTGGGTTATGCCCTGGGGTTCAAGGCCGGGTATGGAAGCGTGGGGATTTGGTATGGGTTGCTTATCGGGCTTACCTTAACCGCGCTCGCCATGTTCATCAGGTTCAGGCGGCTGTTGCAAACACTTCCCGCAAAGGGCTGA
- a CDS encoding NUDIX hydrolase — MDKSKIKRWQALERREVYENPWIKLEEHQVVNPAGSRGIYGKVHFKNKAIGIVPLDENNHTWMVGQHRYTLGVWSWEIPEGGGPLSTGPLESAKRELKEETGLTAKAWTEIARVHLSNSVTDEEGIVFLAEGIEMGEPQLEDTEADLQLWKIPFEEALKMVCNGSITDSLSVIGILKLARLKGF, encoded by the coding sequence ATGGACAAATCAAAAATCAAAAGGTGGCAGGCCCTGGAGAGGCGCGAGGTTTACGAAAACCCTTGGATAAAGCTGGAAGAGCACCAGGTGGTGAACCCGGCAGGAAGCCGGGGGATATATGGAAAGGTGCACTTTAAAAACAAGGCCATTGGGATTGTTCCGTTGGACGAAAACAACCACACCTGGATGGTGGGCCAGCACCGCTATACGCTTGGGGTGTGGTCGTGGGAAATCCCGGAAGGGGGAGGCCCATTGTCCACTGGCCCGCTTGAGTCCGCCAAGAGGGAATTAAAGGAAGAAACAGGGCTTACCGCAAAGGCCTGGACGGAAATTGCACGTGTGCACCTCTCCAACTCCGTGACCGATGAGGAGGGGATTGTGTTCCTGGCGGAAGGCATTGAAATGGGCGAGCCACAGTTGGAAGACACGGAAGCGGATTTACAATTGTGGAAAATCCCATTTGAGGAAGCGTTGAAGATGGTGTGCAACGGAAGCATCACCGATAGCCTCAGCGTGATTGGAATATTGAAATTGGCCAGGTTAAAAGGGTTTTGA
- a CDS encoding ribonuclease HII translates to MLKSSHTIDLVEAGCDEVGRGCLAGPVVAAAVILPKNYTHGSLNDSKQLNREEREELAREIQQDALSWAIAEVGNEEIDKTNILKASFKAMHLALGKLSTKPDLLLIDGNRFQPYGEFKFECIVKGDATYLSIAAASVLAKTYRDALMTKLSGQYPGYGWEHNVGYPTEEHRDGIRSLGITPYHRRSFQLLPSQLGLFT, encoded by the coding sequence GTGCTTAAGTCCTCCCATACAATTGATTTGGTCGAAGCCGGATGTGACGAAGTAGGCCGTGGCTGCCTGGCCGGGCCGGTGGTGGCAGCAGCAGTCATCCTGCCAAAAAACTATACGCATGGGTCCCTCAACGATTCCAAGCAACTAAACCGGGAAGAGCGGGAAGAATTGGCACGGGAAATCCAACAAGATGCCCTAAGCTGGGCGATTGCCGAGGTGGGCAACGAGGAGATTGATAAAACAAACATTTTAAAGGCTTCTTTTAAAGCCATGCACCTGGCGTTGGGCAAGCTATCCACAAAACCAGACTTGTTGCTTATTGATGGCAATCGTTTCCAGCCCTATGGTGAATTTAAGTTTGAATGCATTGTAAAGGGGGACGCGACCTATCTAAGCATTGCCGCGGCATCGGTATTGGCCAAGACCTATCGCGATGCGCTAATGACGAAACTTTCCGGGCAATATCCGGGTTACGGATGGGAGCACAATGTGGGTTATCCCACGGAAGAACACCGTGACGGGATCAGGAGCCTTGGCATTACGCCCTACCACAGGCGGTCGTTTCAATTGCTCCCCTCCCAGTTGGGCCTGTTTACTTAA
- a CDS encoding NRDE family protein, with amino-acid sequence MCLIFISIHDHPQYKLIVAANRDEFYARKTAALSEWHDHPGIIGGRDLQAQGTWMAMAREGKIGMVTNYRDLKNIDPHAPTRGHLVTDYLIHGQGAEAYLKEVHLKASRYNGFSLVVGSADELFFYSNYQSKILKLGPGLYGLSNHLLDTPWPKVERGKKKMSVALSTPKVDPAVLFEVLRDEEVAPDSQLPNTGLDIGRERALSAMFIKSPNYGSRCSTVVLVDIENNVSYTERVYDTKTFDYKENTIKWKTAPLLYH; translated from the coding sequence ATGTGTTTGATTTTTATTTCCATCCATGACCACCCGCAATACAAGCTGATCGTAGCGGCCAACCGCGATGAATTTTACGCACGCAAGACAGCCGCGCTTTCCGAATGGCACGATCACCCCGGCATTATTGGCGGAAGGGACCTGCAGGCACAAGGCACATGGATGGCCATGGCCCGCGAGGGGAAAATAGGAATGGTCACCAATTACCGCGACCTAAAAAACATTGACCCTCATGCGCCCACCCGTGGGCACCTGGTTACCGATTACCTCATCCATGGGCAAGGGGCAGAAGCCTACTTGAAAGAAGTCCACCTGAAAGCTTCCCGGTACAACGGCTTCAGCCTGGTGGTAGGGTCTGCCGATGAACTTTTTTTCTATTCAAACTACCAATCCAAAATTTTAAAATTGGGTCCCGGCCTTTACGGGTTGAGCAACCACCTGCTAGACACCCCCTGGCCCAAGGTAGAACGGGGCAAAAAGAAAATGTCGGTGGCATTGTCCACACCAAAGGTTGACCCTGCGGTGTTGTTTGAGGTGCTTCGGGACGAGGAGGTGGCCCCCGACAGCCAACTTCCAAACACGGGGCTGGACATCGGGCGGGAGCGGGCCCTGTCGGCCATGTTCATCAAATCGCCAAACTACGGCTCCCGCTGTTCCACCGTGGTGCTGGTGGACATTGAAAACAACGTGTCGTACACGGAAAGGGTATACGATACCAAAACATTTGACTATAAGGAAAATACCATTAAATGGAAAACGGCCCCATTACTCTATCACTAA